A portion of the Bifidobacterium sp. ESL0800 genome contains these proteins:
- a CDS encoding bifunctional alpha,alpha-trehalose-phosphate synthase (UDP-forming)/trehalose-phosphatase, whose product MARLIIVSNRLPMSLHAKPDGTFAMKQSIGGLATAIGPYHKSHNDCLWVGWSSIDPETRTKDEIEKIRDEFARRRCVPIFLTQKEIDGYYAGYSNDTLWPLFHDFAHEAKFDSSTWKVYQEVNKKFADTISQLVNPDDTVWIQDYHLLLVPAMLRAGFPKLKIGWFLHIPFPSPEIFRQLPNGKDLLEGLMGADLLGFHTEDFCVNFLASVRALLGMEVDRDGRIPVGSGASQRFVTVDAFPIGIDYGLYRRNAHSSLAQAMRHGIEAVSGKRTRRVSTSLTAESQAAAEASDQEENWWSAHTGDELPEVELAQSAAAKRGTQDNKVVVSVDRLDYTKGLPERLRAFDLMLSRYPEWVGHVTYYLLATPTREDVETYRKLKDQVDQLVGEINGKYSLLSWEPIHYITRSLPIKPVCGIYTAGDVALVTPLRDGMNLVAKEYLAARDGRDGALVLSDECGAARELTDAFIVNPYDTEAVCEALHSALEISSSEAKRRNAAMQARLKYRTAGLWSAEFLSTLRQVSDPRMADHRLQSAQRDRLVREWGESKHKLVLCDYDGTLTQIVRTPGRAKPTHRLIDLLREVGSIPDVDLYLVSGRTRETMNEWFGCLPIGLIAEHGAWHTKPIAGETAKNAQGRTITPKRYWRRAEGLPDPDEWRPIIETIMNKSVARVPKSFIEYKSTDLAWHYRMSDQKLALEQRERLVDELQKVCPQYGLMVMRNAKVIEVCPANVSKGEAVKPLLESGRYDFALAFGDDTTDETMFASVSSCADASDEDDMLEAFDVADTGAVKVVSNKAPAAGSSRAEADSAKPAVKSAKPDVAWTIKVGAGETSARSRIATPTDTARLLGYLVAESEAVAAGTAPDDKPKSKLKSKNERVSKAKAATKAKASGKSRAKATAKSGK is encoded by the coding sequence ATGGCTCGTTTGATTATCGTTTCCAATAGGCTTCCAATGTCCCTGCATGCCAAACCCGACGGTACGTTCGCGATGAAGCAGAGCATCGGCGGCTTGGCCACGGCAATCGGGCCTTACCACAAGTCCCACAACGACTGTCTGTGGGTTGGCTGGAGCAGCATCGACCCTGAAACGCGCACCAAGGACGAAATCGAGAAGATTCGTGACGAATTCGCGCGTCGCCGCTGCGTCCCGATTTTCCTGACCCAAAAGGAAATCGACGGGTATTACGCCGGTTATTCCAACGATACGTTGTGGCCCCTGTTCCATGATTTTGCACATGAGGCGAAGTTCGATTCGTCCACATGGAAGGTCTATCAGGAGGTCAACAAGAAGTTCGCCGACACCATCTCCCAACTGGTTAACCCCGACGATACCGTGTGGATTCAGGATTATCATCTTTTGCTGGTTCCGGCTATGCTGCGAGCCGGCTTCCCCAAACTCAAAATCGGCTGGTTCCTTCATATTCCGTTCCCCAGCCCCGAGATCTTCCGCCAGCTGCCCAACGGCAAGGACCTGCTCGAAGGCCTGATGGGCGCGGACCTGCTGGGCTTCCACACCGAAGACTTCTGTGTGAATTTCCTCGCCTCCGTTCGTGCGCTGCTGGGCATGGAGGTCGACAGGGACGGCCGCATTCCCGTTGGGTCCGGCGCGTCGCAACGGTTCGTGACGGTCGACGCCTTCCCCATAGGCATCGATTACGGCCTCTACCGCCGCAACGCCCATTCCAGCCTCGCGCAGGCCATGCGCCACGGCATCGAGGCCGTCAGCGGCAAGCGCACAAGGCGAGTCAGCACCTCGTTGACCGCAGAATCCCAGGCCGCAGCGGAGGCGAGCGATCAGGAAGAAAACTGGTGGAGCGCCCATACAGGTGACGAACTTCCTGAGGTCGAGCTGGCGCAGTCCGCCGCGGCCAAACGTGGCACCCAAGACAACAAAGTGGTCGTTTCCGTCGATCGCCTCGATTATACGAAGGGCTTGCCGGAACGCCTGCGTGCCTTTGATCTGATGCTGAGCCGCTATCCCGAGTGGGTCGGCCACGTTACGTATTACCTTTTGGCGACGCCCACGCGCGAGGACGTGGAGACGTACCGCAAGCTGAAAGATCAGGTCGATCAGCTCGTCGGTGAGATTAACGGCAAGTATTCACTTCTTTCCTGGGAGCCGATCCATTACATCACCCGTTCCCTGCCCATCAAGCCGGTTTGCGGTATCTATACGGCAGGCGACGTGGCGCTGGTCACTCCGCTTCGAGACGGCATGAATCTGGTCGCCAAGGAATATCTGGCCGCCCGCGATGGTCGTGACGGCGCGCTGGTGCTTTCCGATGAATGCGGCGCCGCTCGCGAGCTGACGGACGCGTTCATCGTCAATCCTTATGACACCGAAGCGGTGTGCGAGGCCCTGCATTCGGCCTTGGAGATCAGTTCTAGTGAGGCCAAGCGCCGCAATGCCGCTATGCAGGCCCGTCTGAAGTATCGCACCGCAGGGCTGTGGAGTGCGGAATTCCTGAGCACATTGCGTCAGGTCAGTGATCCGCGTATGGCCGACCACCGTCTGCAAAGCGCCCAGCGCGATCGCTTGGTCCGCGAGTGGGGAGAATCGAAGCACAAGCTGGTGCTATGCGATTATGACGGTACGTTGACGCAGATCGTGCGCACCCCGGGTCGCGCCAAGCCGACGCACCGTCTGATCGATTTGCTGCGTGAGGTCGGTTCCATCCCCGATGTGGACCTGTATCTGGTCTCCGGCCGCACCCGCGAGACGATGAACGAGTGGTTCGGCTGCCTGCCGATCGGCCTGATCGCCGAACACGGTGCCTGGCACACCAAGCCGATCGCCGGCGAAACCGCCAAGAACGCTCAAGGCAGGACGATTACTCCCAAACGTTACTGGCGACGTGCCGAGGGGCTTCCCGACCCGGATGAATGGCGTCCGATCATCGAGACGATTATGAACAAGTCCGTCGCCCGCGTGCCGAAGTCGTTCATCGAATACAAGTCCACGGATCTGGCATGGCACTATCGCATGAGCGACCAGAAGCTGGCCCTGGAGCAGCGCGAACGGCTGGTCGACGAGCTGCAGAAGGTATGCCCGCAGTACGGTCTGATGGTCATGCGCAACGCCAAGGTCATCGAGGTCTGCCCGGCCAACGTCAGCAAGGGCGAGGCGGTGAAGCCACTCCTGGAAAGTGGCCGGTACGATTTCGCCCTCGCTTTCGGCGACGACACCACCGACGAGACGATGTTCGCCTCGGTTTCCAGTTGTGCCGATGCCAGCGACGAGGACGATATGCTCGAGGCCTTCGACGTCGCCGACACCGGTGCGGTCAAGGTCGTTTCCAACAAGGCACCTGCTGCTGGCTCATCGAGAGCCGAAGCCGATAGCGCGAAACCTGCTGTAAAGTCCGCAAAACCTGATGTCGCATGGACCATCAAGGTCGGCGCCGGAGAGACTAGCGCCCGTTCGCGCATCGCCACCCCGACCGATACCGCGCGGTTGCTGGGCTACCTGGTGGCCGAGTCCGAGGCCGTCGCCGCCGGTACGGCTCCTGACGATAAGCCCAAGTCCAAGCTCAAGTCCAAGAACGAAAGAGTCTCAAAGGCAAAAGCCGCGACGAAGGCGAAAGCGTCTGGAAAGAGCAGGGCCAAGGCCACGGCAAAGTCGGGCAAGTAA